In Alosa sapidissima isolate fAloSap1 chromosome 5, fAloSap1.pri, whole genome shotgun sequence, the genomic stretch ACGCACGTCAGCATTCTGGAGGTACCAGCTGCGCTACTGCGAAAAGGTACGCGTGGAGACCCTTTTCAAATAAACGAAACCGGCGCAAAGTTTGTTCTTTTAAGTAAATCTCATATCTCAGCTGTGCGCCGCACACTCACTCTCCTTCATTTTGGTTTTCTGCGGTTATGGATTTCCCATTTTCAAGTCACTTCCTTGGCTTCCAATTTCTTCCCACTCCCCCCTTGCCATTCACATAAATCTTTCATCTCACCACATCTCAACTACTTTCCATAAGCCACTTACATCTTATTCAATGCTGAATAGTTTTCatagttattattataaccCTGATTTTAAACATCGAGTGTTCTCTCCCTTCTGTCGCCCTCCCCTCGTAGGACCGTCTGCCGGAGGACCAGTCGTGCCGCTACAAGGAGAGCGACAGTAACCAGGTGGTGCTGAGTGACCTGCGCCGGGCCACGCTGTACGAGGTGCAGATTCGTGCCCGCACCATGGCCGGCTTCGGCAACTTCAGCCGCGTCTACTCCTTCCGCACGCTGCCCGACGGTAAGTGACCATTCCGCTGTGCTTCCTCAGCCGTTCCCATTCAGACAGGTTTTCTCGAATATCCTTCAAATCCCATTGTCCCTCTTTTGTGTTAAATGTCTTATTCTTGCATTTTTTCGTGTGCTTAATTCCAGCATTAATATGTTAATGGTCTATTAGTTGAAGACAGCGACTTTGTCTTGATTAATGAGCTCTCTCAGTGAAAGATAGTTAAATAGAGCCAACCTGACATTAAGTTACTAATCCATTAAAAAAGGAAAGTTAGACATTTGAATGAGGCGAATTAGAAAAGGGGGACTGTGTGCCTGGAAATAGGACTGAAAAGGATGTGTGAGGAAGTGGATTATCAACCttttctgtctcctcctctgtgtctcCGTCTGTCCTCGTCCATCCTCGCTCTGCTATTATCTCAGAAGATGACTCGTCCTCGCCGCTTCTGGTTACCGGGGTGCTCATCGCCGTGGGGATGCTCCtcctcatcactgtcatcaGCATCGCCGTCTTCTGCATACGGTAAGCacccagccagagagagagagagaggagatgaggggagaggagaggaggggagaagagaggagaggagaggagtggagtgggagGATGAAAAAGAGATTGAGATGGAAATGAATGGCGTTCAGGGAGCGCTTTGAGAAATGGGGGAAATTTCGAATTGATCGCGGCCGAATGGGCCGTTAGATAATGGCCCTCCCCTGGCTGCGTGGAGTGTCCAGGAGATTGGAGGGGGCCTGATCAGGTAACTCGTGAGAGGAGAGAGCCATCAGCGTCCGCCAGGGTGGACTGGCAGCGGGGTACAGATGGAAGGAGGGCTGCCCATCAGTTGTGGGCAGATGGGAAAATCTTTTCCGCCAGCTTCCGTGCGGTTCTCACCATGCTGGTGGTCAGCCTGTGCCCCTCGGAAagcggttgggggggggggggggggggttgggggcagAAAGGAAAAGAGTTCTCAACCCTCTCTGCTTACGAGGCTGAAAAACCTGTTGCCTTCATCAAAAACAGTGTTTTCCTCTCGGTCACTCGCATTGTTTCCCAACGCTGGCCCAGCTGCCCCTGGACAAAAAAGGTTGTGGGAACAGAGGAATAGgttgaggcagagagagagagggagggagagagagagagagggagggaggagagagagagggagggaggtagagagggagggagggaggtggctAGCTAGCGAGAGAGCTGAGACAGGATGCAGCCGCCCCAGCCCTGTCTCCACAGGCCAACTCAGGAGAACAATAGCCTTGACCCTGGGgcccagcacacagacacacacccatatgtacacacacacacacacacacacacacacacacacacacacacacacacacacacacacacacacacagccacacacaccacaggcgtatacacacccatacatacatactcacccactcattctcacacacacacacacacacacacacacacacacacccacacacacacacattgaaaccATTAGCTGACTTTTTCGCACATACAGACTGCCACCTTTAGCCAAACAGTTTTCACAACCCAGTAGACATGACGCATAGGTCATGCCTGTACACTCATGTGACtgcacatgtgcacatgcaTATTCTAGACTGGATGCATATGCATAGGCACCACCCTTCGCCATTTGGATGTGTAGTCAACACAAAtatttaatacacacacacacacacacacacacacacacacacacacacacacacacacacacacacacacacacacacacacactctgtgtccTGACAGGATTAAAATAGCTTTGCGGTCCCCACCCTGTGAGAAGGCAGGTCCGGCTTGACCGGAGgctcctggtgtgtgtgcgcatgtgtgtgtgtgtgtgtgtgtgtgtgtaagagagcgaAAGATCCTGTAGCCACAGGCCCATGATTTATTCTGGCTGAAGAGTGCGTAGTCCGACTAATGGAGTCGAGGTCTAAATGGTCAAGAGACAGACGCGTACCCAAACAAGGCTAACAAAgagcagaggaaaggagagagagggaggcagagagtgagaggaggaaaagaggaaagagagagagggaaagagggagggagagggggatgggggtgAAGGAAGAGTGAGTAATTTAAGCAGGGCCCGATCCACAGGTCCTGCCATGAAACTCATCCTAACAGGCAACCTGAGACTCGGCTGAGATGGGGAGATAAAAGACTTGCCCTATCGGGAAggggtctgtgagagagagagtgggagagaaatctgtgtgtgtgtgtgtgtgtgtgtgtgtgtgtgtgtgtgtgtggtgtgtgtctatgtgtgtgtgtgtgtgtgtgtgtgtgtgtgtgtgtgtgtgtgtctatgtgtgtgtgtacgaagtCCTGGCTCCCATGCTGTGCCTGTGTTTAAGTGTGATCAGGCTGTTGCGAAAGGAGAGTATTGTTATTTCAGACAGGTCTACCAGAGCTGAGAGCCAAAGGAAGCAGGCGAACAGACCTGTCTGTGTctatctggctgtgtgtgtgtgtatgtgtgtgtgtgtgtgtgtgtgtgtgtttgtgtgtgtgtgtatatgtatatgtgtgtgtgtgagttgtcaTAGCCTTGGCTTGTTGGCACAATGCGCTCGTGCCCTGCAATGACTCACAATATTTTTCTGTGTTTTGTCTCTGTATTTGTACCTTGTTCAGTTTCCCGGaatcacgtctctctctctctctccctctatctctctctctccctctctctcaattcaattcaattcaattcaattcaaggttgctttattagcatgactgtaggtacagtcttgccaaagcacaattaaaacagcataacatctctctctctctctctctctctctctctctctctctctctctctctctctcttctctctcatcctctctctctctcctctctctctctctctctctctctccacagcagaCAGAATCGATTGAAGGACCCTGAACTGAATGACAAGAATGGGCAGTATCTGATGGGTCAAGGTAGGAGTCTTAATACATAACAttaagagagacagatggagcagTGAGCACGCATCTCCTCTCACCcatgtcttacacacacacacacacacacacacgtacagatgCATACCAACATGTTCACACATGCAATCAacccacacatggacacacgtgcgcacgcacaaatacacacacacacacacacacacacacacacacacacacacacacacacacacacacacacacacgcacactgaagAGAGTGTACAGACACGTAACCATATTTCTccagtacaaacaaacacacacacacacacacacacacacacacacacacacagacctaagcttatttctctcacacatagacaggcactcacacacacccggaCATACTCcaaaacaatctctctctctcacacacacacacactaacacatacaaactctcgctcactcactcactcattcacacacacctccatcttCCTCCTCAGACAGTGTTGTGTGTTGCTGCGGCTACTGCTGCAGCTATGCGCGGCAACTTGATTTATTTGTTGTGAGTGGTGTCTGGAGGTTAATGTGTTTGTATTCGCTACGCCTCTCAGGTGTGAAGGTCTACATCGACCCCTTCACCTACGAGGACCCTAATGAGGCAGTGAGGGAATTCGCCAAGGAGATCGACGTGTCCTTTGTCAAAATCGAGGAGGTCATTGGCGCCGGTGGGTCCCTCTCCTCGCCTTCCTTCGCTCCACTTCAgtgtctcctgctctcctcttttcttttttctgtcctccttccctcttttccttccctcactctctttttctctctctctctttctctctctctaagggctttcagatataacctccggagtatatgcggaggtttgtcaaacggaggtcctacccttcggatgattcagatatgatgttaacctgcggaccttatactgaccttatacagacctatgtgtgaacgacatacacgcacatacagaatctccgtgtggttgtcgagtgaggggtgggggcttgtagagttcacaagaggcgagatatgacgcagaatatatgcagCCGCTGTCACAgcagctgtttgtttacaaagtgtatgcattatgtaggctaaagaagaaaaatctattgtgcgtaggctaatacttgaagtagtcacgtaagtgcgcacttgaaattgacctattcagtatttgtatgtgtgcttcgaataaacacatttatctgttttcaacgttatgtagcagaattacttggctatggaaccccaaatctggtttgcattggagagagagagcatgcacaaactttatggtaccagccaattcagtaggctaactcaagacttcaaggccatcatatacaacatttttaagcaacaaacaaaatactaacataacagtgaagtggttcgttttttcatggtttatttttccaaaagcatcctctccccatgtgtctgtTGCATTTAcctaaggagcttggaacaaagttggcttttcttcctttttattttctctaggcatatttttgctcaacaaatatcagcgagctcagcagtgaggtcatgagaaggctatcaataaACAGATAACTCCTGTTATTGTcatcaacgacgtcgctgtaggctactgccttttcagcgccttctgcttatgatgattcagCCTTTTGAATATGTTTGGCCTTgcgatgcagttgtaggctacaacgtgtctcttgccgttcccttcacgtgttctatcacaatgctgtctgccctcatggacagtagctccgtgatgtctgcatttCCAGGTctgagattttctggacagcactatgccactccatcataacactggcatttaagtcagatttaaccacatggacgcacgaaagaaacgtcaccgacacgccctctcactaggtgtgaattttaaccgcatgttctacgcttcgttcagacacagcacatttacataatgtccggaggaaatactaggggggggggggggggggggggggtagtagaacaaccggctaaattcggacttccatatgaccggttacgTCGTtgagatatacggccccaccgtttaacatccgcagaacctccagtcttacacgtatgtctgaaagcgctttctGTCAGTTCTTCTTCTACTTTGGCCCtcaagttctgtgtgtgtgtgtgtagctgaagaGTGCTCGCTGCGCTctgcgtgtgtacagtatgtgtgtgtgtgtgtgtgtgtgtgtgtgtgtgtgtgtgtgtgtgtgtgtgtgtgtgtgtgtgcacatgtgagcGTCTGCagtctgcacgtgtgtgtgtgagctgggccCGAGGCTCATCTTATTTTTAAAATCACACACGCTGTCTGCGTCTCTTATGGCCTGTCCCGTTAGATTAGCTCTGTTTCCCACATGCTATTTCACACGCTCACAGATGAGCTGTCACTCATTAGAGACAAATATTTTAAGTAGGAGCATGAAATACGGTCTAATGATGTactatgtatgtgtgcttatgtaaggtttgtgtgtgtgtgtgtatgtgtgagtgtaggcTTATTTTCTTATTGCATTCTGAAGCATAGCTTCAGctttctgtgtgtatatgtatttatgcgtatgtgtgtgtatgtgcgtgtttgtgtgtgtgtgtgtgtgtgtgtgtgtgtgtgtgtgtgattgtttttcTTTGCTTATTTTCTTGTTGTATTCTGAAGTATAGCTTCAGTTTTGTTTGTGAGTattgtgcatgtggtgtgtgtgtgtgtgtgtgtgtgtgtgtgtgtgcatgtgtgtgcgtttgtgttgtAGTTCTTTGTTTCTGACCCATGTctccctcctctcactctcGTGGTCCAGGTGAGTTCGGTGAGGTGTGTCGCGGGCGGCTGAGGATCCCGGGGAAGAAGGAGAACTACGTGGCCATCAAGACGCTGAAGGGCGGCTACACGGACAAACAGCGCCGCGACTTCCTGGCCGAGGCCAGCATCATGGGTCAGTTCCAGCACCCCAACATCATCCACCTGGAGGGCATCATCACGTCCAGCTGCCCCGTCATGATCATCACCGAGTTCATGGAGAACGGAGCGCTCGACTCCTTCCtacgggtgagtgtgtgtgtgtgtgtgtgtgtgtgtgtgtgtgtgtgtgtgtgtgtgtgtgtgagtgtgtgtgtgtgtgtgtgtgagtgtgtgtgtgtctcctcgtcatgtgtgcgtgagtgtatgtgtgtgtgtaagaggaagacagaaagtgtgagtttgtgtgtgtgtgtgtgtgtgtgcgggtgtgtgtgtgtgtgctctcatcTGCGAGAGTTTCACGTTTTAAGCCAATTATCCCAGTGACAAACTTAAATAGAACATAATTCAGTTCCGTACAGTTTCCATCAGTAGTGTCACCACTAGTGTGCCCTGctccacacacagatgcacacacacagagctgctgGATTTCAGATTTGTGCTCAAACTGTCTTCTTTTTTGAAGTAACTCTATTTGAAGCAGTCCTGTTTGACCCACTTTTGTGTCCGTAGTTGAATGACGGGCAGTTCACGCCCATCCAGCTGGTTGGAATGCTGCGTGGCATCGCCTCAGGCATGAAGTACCTTTCGGAGATGAGCTACGTGCACCGCGACCTGGCAGCCCGGAACATTCTAGTCAACAGCAATCTTGTGTGTAAGGTGTCCGACTTCGGCTTGTCCAGGTTCCTGCAGGAGAACTCGTCTGACCCCACCTACACCAGCTCACTGGTGAGTgctaaaaatgcacacacacacacacacacacacaaggtcgcATAAGTGTAAGGTCGTCCAGTCCTAACACCACCACCTAAAGACAGCAGCACATTAATAAagtgtgtgttctttctctTCACCTTAGGGAGGTAAGATTCCTATTCGCTGGACAGCCCCTGAGGCCATCGCCTTCCGAAAGTTCACCTCCGCCTCGGACGTATGGAGCTACGGCATTGTCATGTGGGAGGTGATGTCGTTTGGAGAGAGACCATATTGGGACATGAGCAACCAAGATGTAAGTATGCAAGTCGACGCTTGTTTGTTTTCATACATGTGGTTTTCTTGTCACAACATTGGGGATATTAGAAAAAAAATGGTGGAATTCAAAGTAGCACAAATATTTGACGTTGGCTTGTCCAGATTCTTTTTACTGCAACCATAAGTCCCAAAAAGCACAAAACTCTCAATTCCCACTCTATGTGACTTTAGTATTAGAGTCGCAATCAAAAAAGTTAAAagtataataaatatatatataaatttaaatcttttaacccttaaagatTAATATATTAAAGAATATCTggattcattgaattcaacataggaTTTTAGAAACGGAAGAGACGGAATcttctgttagaatgttcaaaaacccacacctttaagggttaatcttTGAATAGCAGACTGAAAAATACCAACTGCGTCTGCCCTCCCATCTGTAGGTGATCAATGCCATCGAGCAGGACTACCGGCTGCCGCCACCACCAGACTGCCCCACCCACCTGCACCAGCTGATGCTGGACTGCTGGCAGAAGGAGCGCACGGCCCGCCCACGTTTCTCCGCCATCGTTAGCGCGCTGGACAAGCTCATCCGCAACCCCGCCTCTCTCAAGATCACTGCCCAGGAGGGAGCAGGGTGAGTGACAGGAACTGGCTCCAATGGGCTGAGTGGAATGATTTAGAATGAGCCAGTGAAATGTtccagaacaacaacaacacgttaTAAAGTGGGAAGCACAGCAATAATCACAAGAGCTGGAGTTGTCAGCACCAGCTCTTAGGGTGTGTAAATGACAAGCCTGTGAGATATGGGGCTCTAAAACAGCAGTTTAGATACCAGGTGTGTGCCTGCGTCCGCATGACGAATGCCTGGGATTGCTGGCGATAAAAGATGCTTTGACACATGTGGTAGGATCCCAGCTCTCCCGAGTGGAGTGTTTGTTTCTGACTGACGGCTTTGATGGATGGGTCAGCGCATTGCCTGTCTGTTCTGCCCAGCATGGCTGTTTCCATGTGTGTTGTCCCTGTCCATTACAGTCCATCAAAACTGTCAATCAGAAATTCTCCCGGCATTTCACCATTCCCTCTTGCACACAACGTAGTCAGTCACATTCTCTGGCCCGCCCACCTCTTCCCTTCCCTGCATGCTGTGATGTCAGTCAGGCCTTCCTAAACCCCGCCCCTCACCCGCATTTCCCTGTCAGTTTCCTGTCAATCATGAGTCTCGTCCCACCCCCCTGCCTGCCTCTCACGGCTGGAGCTGTCAGTCAGCCTGGGTGGTAGCTCCGCCTTTTTAGGAGTTCTTTCCTATCCGCATGCCATGTTTACTGTACAAAACCCCCTGCAGCGACTATGTGGGCCAATTCAataaactctccctctctctctctctctctctccctccctccctcccttccccctcctctcctctcttctcttcatcttgGTCCAGGCTCTCCCACCCCCTGCTGGACCAGCGGCCCCCGCTGCCCCCTGCGTCCTGCGGCTCGGTGGGGGAGTGGCTGCGGGCCATCAAGATGGAGCGCTACGAAGAGAGCTTCCTCCAGGCCGGCTTCACCTCCATAGAGCTGCTCGCCCACGTCACCACCGAGTGAGTGACCCCTtgacccctctctcccccagcaGCCCTCACCTAGCCACCGCTGGACATGCCTCCACGTCCACACAATGCTTGTGGGGAGCAGAGGGCCCCATGTGATCACTGGATGTCTCTCTTGAAAAGACACCATGTCTgacttccctctctttttctgtgctTGTTTGTGACAGGGATCTGCTGCGTTTGGGGATCACCCTGGCCGGCCATCAGAAGAAGATCCTGTCCAGTGTGCAGGCCCTCCGGATCCAGACCAAGAGCCCGGGCAGCGTGCATTTCTGAGCAAACCGCTCCCCCTTCCTTCCCtcaaccaatgaaaatgaaaactCAGCGCACTCCAGCATAGACCGCAACTCGACATCCCTACACCACCTCGACATGCACAGCACACGCGTGGAGCCACACAAGACACAGAGTCCCTCTCTGCTTCAGCAGGACGACTCAAACCCGTTGGATCTGCTTCATTGCTCCATAACCAAACGTTTGGGACAGTCCAACACTTGTGGCTCGGATACAGACAGATAACCCAGAGCCAAAATGACACTTAATCAGAGAGACTCGTGAGGAAAATGACAATGCGTATCTAAGGAGGCCATGTACCAGGAtcctcagagagggagagactgatcACTTGCAAATAGAAAAGACATGTCTGAGGGCACTGCGCCAGAGGCAGAGCCAAATCTGTGTGATATCGACGCCAACTGAGGATGAGCACATGTTCAGAATTGGAATATCAAAATGCCAAATCGAGGACGAAAGCCTGGACTTTCAGAGAGTATTTTGTATAAAACCCCCTGAACAAGGACTTCATTCTCACCTACTGCATTTTAAACCTCTTCCACATTAGCGTTTCACCCGAGCAGGTTTGTATTGAACTGAAGACACTGTGTTGAAGATGCCTGTGGTCTGCCAAGAGTGTCTGGACTCCAAAGTATGTCTGAACAAACTGAACGAACCGTACATTCTGTAAACAAGGCACATTTAGCGTGTGCGACCTGTTTTTTACACTCAATGTTGTTTCGGCGGATGTTGCTCATGGTCGTGTCATGTCTCTACCGGGTTAGGGCCGGTGACTGCGGACGTGAGGTGGATTAGCACTTgtgtatatttgaaatgaactcGGAGCGAGGCACAGTGGGCCCCAGTATACTGTGGGGTTTTTTAGTGAGTGTGGAGCAAGTCTGCATTTTTACGCTCAAATGCCCAGATGAATCAATTACAAAGAATCCAATAGGCCAAGAGACCAGTAGAATGCTGTCAGCTTTTTTCTATATGGATTTTACCTCAgaacaggggaaaaaaatatcAGGGGATTGCCATGGTCTTAATTAACATGAATATTCTCTTTTTCCAAAATGGCTTCCAAAGGTGCCATATTTAATTTAGCACATAGATCTCAGCATATGCTGGTGCCATCATGGTTCACTGGTTCATGTGGTCAAATTGTGGTGCCATTTTCTTAAAGGCAACATAGCTGCACCTGGGTTTGGTTTcacaagaaaaaaagacaaatgcCTCTGTATTAAGCATCAGTGGAACACAAACTTCCGTccttcttcctgctctgaacAGGATTGTAGGTCGGAGTGAGTATGGTCTTCACATTGGAGATCCAACAGCTCCCTGTGCGTTGCGCTGCCTTTCTTATGTTGTGTATAAATATCTGGTTTATGTAAATGAGTTTAATCCACTCTTTATGGTCTGTGTGTAATCTGTGTTCTGTCACAATAAAGATTCATACCTCTGCTCAtcccgtctccctctctctctatctctcactctgttccctcattttttttttcactgcccTCACTGTCATGTTCTTCCTTTTACCATGGCTATAGACTGATCCTTTTATATGTGACAGGAAACCTCTAGAGTCATTACTCCTgcttcatatcacacacacacactctcacacacacaccaaaagcacacacacacacaccaaaagcacacacacaaacacaaacactcacacagtcacacacacctgtaggaTGCATATTTCCATAATTATTTCGGGGGTTATCCGTTTTCTTGGCAGCACTTGTGTCAAGTATACCTCCCCGTAGATAGCGTGACCTTCTCCGTGTCGTGGGGGTGGAGGGCTGCTGTGGTTTGGGACTGGGTCTTACCGCCTGTGCCCTCGCCtccaacccccctcccctccacctcctccacccccgCCTCTCCCCCAGTCGCTGAGCTGCCATCCCCCTCTTCCTTCACTCAGAAACAGGGCCCCACTCCACCACCGGAGCCAACCTGTCCTTGGGtctgtcctctgtctctctctctgggtgtttGCCTTTCCTTTACAACTCCTCCTTTTCTTTTAAAGAAATAAGCTGTTTctttcct encodes the following:
- the ephb4a gene encoding LOW QUALITY PROTEIN: ephrin type-B receptor 4a (The sequence of the model RefSeq protein was modified relative to this genomic sequence to represent the inferred CDS: deleted 4 bases in 4 codons), whose protein sequence is MEILAMDVTLLWIVLLRCLLLARTEEEVLMNTKKETSDLKWTTYSSQNKPEWEEVSGHDEENNSVRTYQICPSDGQASHWLRSKLIERRAASQVYVELRFTMVECSSHSSPHPSCKETFNLYYYQSDSDDATASHPSWLENPYTKVDTVASDFLLRKGGERKFNMKTLRLGPLSKRGFYLAFQAQGACMALLSVRVFFKKCPELVRALSVFPETVPHALVQEATGRCVAHAGIAAAAAPKMFCGEDGQWVGQLTTTCACQPGYEPNDGDLRCKACPAGHYKSSMGPGVCVPCPQSSNAAEAGAALCSCRPGYYRAPTDTANVACTRPPSAPRNIIPEINDTSVTLEWSDPLEDGGRTDLTYAVECALCPPAGGPCGPCGDSVSFRPTQRGLVLRRVTVWGLRPHTTYTFTVHALSGVSPLNGKGLASDAVNITTSRHVPVMVTGIRKSLATESSATLQWPVPAQTHVSILEYQLRYCEKDRLPEDQSCRYKESDSNQVVLSDLRRATLYEVQIRARTMAGFGNFSRVYSFRTLPDEDDSSSPLLVTGVLIAVGMLLLITVISIAVFCIRRQNRLKDPELNDKNGQYLMGQGVKVYIDPFTYEDPNEAVREFAKEIDVSFVKIEEVIGAGEFGEVCRGRLRIPGKKENYVAIKTLKGGYTDKQRRDFLAEASIMGQFQHPNIIHLEGIITSSCPVMIITEFMENGALDSFLRLNDGQFTPIQLVGMLRGIASGMKYLSEMSYVHRDLAARNILVNSNLVCKVSDFGLSRFLQENSSDPTYTSSLGGKIPIRWTAPEAIAFRKFTSASDVWSYGIVMWEVMSFGERPYWDMSNQDVINAIEQDYRLPPPPDCPTHLHQLMLDCWQKERTARPRFSAIVSALDKLIRNPASLKITAQEGAGLSHPLLDQRPPLPPASCGSVGEWLRAIKMERYEESFLQAGFTSIELLAHVTTEDLLRLGITLAGHQKKILSSVQALRIQTKSPGSVHF